In Silurus meridionalis isolate SWU-2019-XX chromosome 23, ASM1480568v1, whole genome shotgun sequence, the genomic window CTGCCCTGTCTTACTGCCTCTCTTCAcagtctcactttctctctgccCTGTCTCACTGCCTcttctctgtctcactttctcttacctgtctctcttctctgtctcactgtctttcttTTATGTGTCACTGTGTCTCTTTATGTGTCACTGTCTCTTTATGTGTCACTGTCTCTCTGCCTtgactcactgtctctcttccctgtctcactttctctctgccCTGTCTCACTGCCCTGTCACTTTCTCTCTGCCctgtttcactgtctttcttccctgtctcactttctcttaTCCCctgtctccttttctttctgcccgtctcactgtctctcttcctctgtctccttttctctctgtcctgtctcactgtctctctttcccttgtctccttttctctctgtcctgtctcactgtctctcttcccctgtctccttttctctctgccctgtctcactgtctctcttccccctctccttttctctctgctttgtctcactgtctctctttcctGTCTCACTGCCCTGTCACTTTCTCTCTGCCCTGCTTCTCtgctctgtctcactcttttaCTGACCcttctctctgactctctctgtctcactgatctctctctttcacttagATCATTTCCCTCAGTGTTAAACAGAGATAAATCATGCTTAGCCCTTCtgcgtgtttgtgtatgtgttttgaaTAGATGACGTTTTCCCTCCTTCCAGCCAATTGGCTAAAGGAGCATCTGCTGTGTTTGGTCTTTTTCTGTTGTCTTCTGTATGAATAAGacttcatacacacattctcacagtTTGTCACATGAACCTGGTTTGGagtaattgtaaaatatattcttaaaacttagttgtgtgttttatattaccATCAGCTGCTGCATTATATGAGATAATAGGATCTTAAAGGAATTTGTGTTCACACATATCTTGGGATTATCACATGTGACTGTGGAAGCGTGGGTGTGTCTCACTTCAGGAGAATATATAGATAGGCGCTTTTTGAAAGTGTTTCTAGCACAAATGTTCATGAAGCGTGGAAGTCTTGGTACCATGAAGACTTAAGTACTTGATGTGAATCCATGGGGACTACTACTCCTGCAGAGACATTTGCTGACCTGGTGTTTCTTTTAATGAACTGTGCTATAGGTAGAGATGCCAATTGTGCGGTTTCAGGCCGGAGACACTGTGATGGGCCGCTGGCCCGGCAGTAACCTCTACTATGAGGTCAAAGTTCTGAGTTACTCTGCCAAGTCTCAGCTCTACACCGTCATCTACAAAGATGGCACAGAACTGGAACTGAAGGATGCAGATATTAAGGTATGTCTTCCTAGAACCTAGCACTTTTTACAAGAAAAGCTGTCTACTTCATGTGGCTGTGGAAAAATGGGTACTTGTACTTCACATCCTGTGTTTCTGTAGAGCATGACCGGATTCAGGCAGGGGTCTGGCCGCTCTCGTTCCCGCTCCCGCTCTCCTGCTCGTACTCGCCGAAGTCGTTCACGCTCTCCAGCGAGAACACCTCGCCGCTCTTCAGCGCACACCGCTGAGAGACGCAAAGACAAACTTAAAGATGTGCTGGAGGTGTGTCTCTCGCCTGTGGTAAGAACGTTCACTGCATCTAAATATATACTCTGGGTTGATTCTCTTAAAATATTTCTTCTGTTATGACAATATAAGCTCGTCAAAAATCATgtagaatgtttaaaaaatagcaGTAAAGCTACTTCATCCAGGTTcctcatattattatataatactaaTCAGTACTtggatattaaataaaataatatttatttatttgtattaactCATCTTTATAAACTGTGTTGTCTTGCTTAGGCCCAGTGTGGATCtttattcattgttttcttcagttgcacCTACAATATATTCCTCATGTTTGACTTGTTTTAGACAATGCCGCTGGTGAACAATAGCAACAATGAGCacgaaaagaaagaagagaatgaCAGAGCCAGCAAAGAGGTTGAGGTGAGGATTCAGCATGTTTGTGAAGCTAGGTTtctttgtgaataaaatacacataGTTTGCAAAACGTTCTGCCTTTTCagtgcaaaaaaaggaaaaaggtgtgtgtgtgtgtgtgtgtgtgtgtgtgtgtgtgtgtgtgtgtgtgtgtgtgtgtgtgtctgtcaactGCTGAAAAACCATCTGGGCCAGTGTTTAATACATTCTATAACAATCGGTTTAATTTAATCTCAATAGTATTCTGGTGTTTTCGTACATAGATCTATATTATATGAAAGGCAGATATATACTGTCATCTGTGTTCACCATTTAGAGGCGTAATATGCACAAAATAtgggtttttaaatatttgtaacatATCAACAAATGTAACACACTTGtaataaatagcaaataacACTCATTATTATGCACTTTGTTGGACATGGTGTTCACGTTCAAATCAAGAGCCTTTAACTGAATTATATGGCAAGTCACGTTATTACACACTTTAAGCTACCATTTAATTCActatgtttgtttctttctttaagtTCTACTGAAAGAGATCTTAAAAGTATTTTGGAGAAACATGTATTGATCATGTGATACAAGTGCACACCTTGTGGTTGAAATGTTTCTTACAGAGGGTAAAGGAGGAAGGCGAGAACCAGGTAAGTAGCCGCTACAATCTACGCCGCAGGAAGGACCAGGGGGAGGAGCCAACGATAGAGCAAAAGAATGCAGAGCCAGTCGTGTTGCTGGCTGCACCACAGCAGACCAGCAAGACCATCGAGCTGGAGTTTGGAGGAAGAATCGGTAAGAGGCTCGTCTTAATGTTCTAGTTACAGTGTCTCACACATACAAAGTCCACTGATGCTCACCTCTGATGTTCTTCTGATAGACGGTTAAAATAGAAGCCTGATAAAAGTGTCTTAGTAAGATCCTGGGCCATAGTCAGCTGTCAGAGCTGGAAATCAGTTGAGTAGGAAGTCTGTAGTGTAGCACATTATACAGGGACATCTTTACTATTTGCCATCTTAGATACAAAACTCtttttatacatgtataaaaatgtaattatgacTACAAAATAAACTGATCATGATCAATTCTATGATATggagaatatttatttttcattatcagTAAGATGATTAATTGCAGCTCTCATATTAACTGCTGAATTGTACCATGCTTTACACCTGTCAAAAGCACATTCCCCCCCAACTGATTTATTCAAGGTACTTTTTATTCTATAACTTGTCAAGCGAAATGGGCTTCTGCTGAATTTTGAGGATTTATTTAATCGGTTATGGTTCACTCCCCTGTTCTGCTTCAGGTGCATTCtttttgctgctgctgcttcctgTGGTGGTTCTGGCACTGCTTATTCTCTGTGGCCAGAAGGATTCTAGTCTCCTCAGCTTTCCTCGCATGCTTCCCCCACTTGACTCTCTGTGGGACTGGCAGGTTTTTGGCATCACACTCCTTTGGCTGCTCTTCCAGGCTGTCCTCTTCCTGCTCCCTATTGGCAAGGTATTTCCACACATCACAAGAACAGTGTGACGTGGGTCCCAGTCACGTGACCAAGAACACGGCACACCCATCTTCCCTTTCCAGCACCCTCCacccctccaccttctcacAATTAAGGAGTGATTGTTAGCAATCCGTTATATGAAATGAGGTTTTGTCCAGTGGCTTTTGattcatttgctgttttaaatgtTACAAGTTAAACAAGTTgagttacacacacatacatatacagacacacacatacacataccttcatcatacatacatacagagagtGAAAGGTCAGACTTGTTTTTTTGCTCCCTAAGGTTGTTAACGGAATGCCTCTGAAGAATGGAGAAACACTGACGTACAGAATTAATGGTAGGACTGTTAGGATGCAACACTTATTTTTATGGTGGAACCTTGGTGTTGCATTTTAACACACACTGGTCCTATGCTCTGTTAGGATTTTATGCACTGATCATCAGTGGTGTAGCAGTAGGCACCAGCGTATATAATGACGTGGATCTTGGCTATATCCACAATCATTTCCTCCAGTTCTACACCTCAGCCctgctcatctccatcctcctcAGCATCTACCTGTTTGTCCGTTCTCGCTGGACCACTGACGATGAGCGTGCTCCAGCTGGCAACTCTGGTAAATGTGTTCCGTGAAGTATAATGCTaatgttaatataaattaatttgtaagcAATTTACAGCATATTTACAACCTTTTTAACTGTTCTTTTAAACTGTCCTGCTTAGGTTATGTGATCTATGATTTCTTCATGGGACGTGAGCTGAATCCACGAATCAAAGGTTTTGATATCAAATTCTTCTGTGAAATGCGTCCAGGACTTATTGGTTGGGTAGGCCAAAGtctaatcatttatattttatataataaatggcAAACACTTAACCCTTAATTTTTGttatgttcattttatttttcttgtttttctacCATAATGCAAATAATGATGTGGTTTTTTTAGCTTGTGATTAACTTTGCCATGTTGCATACTGAGATGAAACTCCAGAATCTTGACACCCCGTCCTCAGCCATGCTGCTTGTGAATATCTTCCAGTTGCTCTGGGTTGCTGATGGCCTTTGGCATGAGGTAAAATTTATCTGATagaattatcatttatttactgtCGTCGAGTCATTCTCAGtcttacctacacacacacacactcacacacaccctgtgaCCCTGTAACCTATCAAATACATTGTCAGTGTTTGGGAGGTAGCAAAAATTAAGGTCTGGAGTTTGAATCCTGACCATGCCAAAGCCGTTAATGACCAGAATTTCAGGAgttaaaaatcacaatttaagtGGGTGAGAAGGATTTAATCTCTTTCCACTTTAATCAGTTATGAGCCTCTGTGTGTGCAGAAGAGGGTTAGGGAGCTCTTTCTTCCTAGTGTGTTATTCTGCATAGTCAAATGAAGTGTGTATTAGACTTCACTCTCCTGCCTGGTAGTTGTTGTATGACTTGACTTTTTGGTATGAACTGGTTAAGGACGAAATGTTCTCTCTGCACAGCCATGGACAGATAACCAAATTTATCTGTATTTTAGGAGAAACTTCTAACCATGATGGACATAGTGTATGATGGCTTTGGGTTCATGTTGGCGTTTGGAGATCTGGCCTGGGTTCCATTTACTTTCACTTGTCAGTCATATTACCTTGCCAGTCACTCCAGTGACCTCTCTGTGTTTTGGATTCTGTCCATCATCTTAATGAACAGTAcgtttgttttctttaattacttgtaaatatgaacaaataaaacGTTAAAATAGCTAAATACattgttttaaatcattaacacttttttataaTTCTTACAGCAGTCGGCTACTACATATTCCGGAAAGCCAACTCACAGAAATTTGCTTTCAGAAGAAATCCAGACGATCCCACCGTGTCTCGTACGTATTTCccttattttcattcatttgccAAAACTCTCACCATGTATGATGCATGTTACTGTTTAATCGTTCCTTATTCAATCAGATCTGAAAACGATTCCAACTGCAACTGAAAAGAGCCTTATCGCATCTGGTCTCTGGGGTTTTGTTCGCCATCCGAATTACCTCGGTGACCTCCTCATGGCTTTGGCCTGGTCCCTGACGTGTGGTGAGCGGATGGATTTGGATTCCTGCAGTTaattgaaatgctttttaacTCTCTggttattttctatattttaaaggttttttgtttttttactcttgCAGGTTTTAATCACATAATTCCTTATTTTTATGTGATTTACCTGCTCGTCCTGCTGGTCCACCGGGAGGCGCGAGATGAGCATCAGTGTAGGAAGAAGTACAGTGTGGCATGGGATCAGTATTGCAAAGCAGTGCCTTACCGTGTTTTCCCTTGGATCTACtgagaactctctctctctctctctctctctctctctctctctctctctctctctctctctctctctctctctctctctctctctctctctctcacacacacacacacacacacacacacacacacacacacacttccagagAGACATTTGGTCCATACAGAATTTCCTGTAGAGCATCTGAATGAAAATCTTAATCCTGAGAGCAAGAACACAACTGACGTGGTCTCTGGGCAGATATTTGGGTCCAAGGATAAAAAAGTAATCagaattttttgtaaaaaagatATTAGAATCTCACCCCAGTTCAATGCTCTTCTCTGTACATAGAtgtacataaatgttttttacttaAGCAATTTTTAATCACCTTCTATAACCAATTTGTTTTGCCTTTAATTTCTTGGTGTAATTCTCTTAAACGTACactttaattcattttgtatattatgtttGATGGGATATTGAtttaatgattgttttttttttattattcttcatTTTTGTCCCTGTATAGTAAAAACAGTTATGCTCAGGACCATTGCTTTTAtgagaatttgtttttgtttgaattaTTTTTGATTGAAGTTCTTATTTAAGGcagattgttttaaaataatttttaactgATCTGTGCAAAGATGTTTGTTTAAGCCAAATGCTTTTAAagaattttcatattctttattttattttacattttgttctgtGACAGTAACTAGTGCTTTGTTTTCTGTAACATATAACGCATGGCAGGAGAGATCACATCACTGTTCATTTGTACTTTAAAACTTTGTTCTTCAGTACAAATACTCTGAGTATTTCAGTGTCCAAAGTCTACTTGATAAAGAGAGTAAATCAGGctgattaaatgtgaaataaattgcCATGATGTTTGAAATATAGATTGTAATGACTTGgcaaaaaggtttaaaatgtaagaaacaATTTGCACAGAAGAGTTTTATTACTTAACCTGTAGTTTCTTAATAAAATGGGTTGATCAGAATACTGGGTTGTGTTTAACAGCTCAATGTTTCATTAActgcaaattattttcattcATGCACATTTGAacctttttattcttatttgatGATCTTTAATTATTGCTGTTGCTTTCTTTTCCTTAACCATTGTCTTTTGGCGAGTTGAAAAGCGCTTGTGaaatgttctgtttgttctttgGGTAAATGTCACAAGGAGTTTTTTAGACAGTAAAAAGCAGATGTTGCATTggatttttttgccaaaaaataaaatattttgtgtagcctacttgttttattttattctcaggaaattaaacatttccagaggtttttttttatattgctacAAATCTTTTCACAGAGAGATTTATGAACATAGTCACCTTAAGTGCACCTTAAATGCCTATTTGTCTCCTGATTTAGACCAAACGCTAGCACACTGCTCTGGCCGCCAGGCGTCAGTAGTGCGCTGCGGCTgactttaccacacacacacacacacacacacacacacacacacacacacacacacacagaaagtggCAGGGGTTGGTTCTTATCAATAACATTGATAAGAAGAAATGGTTTTATTCTTATCGATAACAAAAttgtaagtaaataaacaaatgggtTCAAAACCTAATCAATATTTACTGTGAGTACCCTGTGCCTGCAAAACAGCTAAGTTCTAggtacatttgcattttttgaagGAAGCAGGTGGATTGTTTCAAACATCGAGGAGAACTAAGCACAGgtcttctgtggatgtaggctgcctCAGATCCTTCTGTCACTTCATGTAATCTCAGACAGACTTTATGGTGTTGAGATCAGGACACTGTCTGGGCCAAATCTATTACTTTCtggactccttgttcttctctatgctgaagatagttcttaataACATTAGCTTTATGTTTCGGGTCTATCAGATTCCTCCCTGATGGAATGATGAATAATTATtactcagcattgaggacaacattaatcctgaccaaatctctaAATCTTtggcagaaatgcagccccatACTTGCAAGGAgcctccaccatgctttactgttgccTGCAGAGACTCATTATTGCATCGCTCCCCAGTCCTTCTGTGTTCTGCTACCCCAGTTGCTGTTTTTaaacactgccataaacattttctgtgtatgtgtatatatatgtatatatgtatatgtatgtatatatacatatatatttagatatccttatatctttatttatctgccttctttttcttactatatttttatttaaatgttgttattatatttatatttttattcccctttttaccctattttattccctcatgccggaccgtcgttaaaagcatttcactgcatgttgtaccctgtatgtatgtgtatgtgacaaataaaatttgatttagatttttttttttttttttttatgcataattAAATCACGTATCCTTATTTCCAGTAGACAGTAGATTGGTATATCAGGATCCAACTGGTTTCCTCCAAGTTCTTTGCTAATGGGCTGCTCTACATCTTCTGGTGTTGAAGGGAAGTAAGCAGTCTTTCATCTGCAGAATTAAGTTTCCAACCACTGCATCATAAAcccttatatatattttctcattaATTTACACACAGTACCCCATTGTGACAAAGTTAAAACAGAATTTTTACTCAGAACTTAGTAGAGGCAGTTGAGTAGGGTTTTTTTGGGGGTATGATGCAACAAGCAATGCACACCTTTGGTTGGATGGGAAGCATCAGTGTAcagccactttcaggtctccccagaaatgtttaatagggttcatgtcagggctctggctgggccactctagaacattcacagagttgtttCTAAGCCAATCCAGTTTTGTCTTGGCTGTAGGGTTGTTGTTATGTAGGCCCAGTCTGAAGTTCTAAACAAGATATCTCTGAAATTTGCTCCGTTCATCTTTCTCTCAACCCTGACTAGTCTCCATATCCCGCCACCATCATACTTCACTGTTGAGATGGTTTTGTGCAGGTGATGAGAGGTGCCTGATTTCCGCCAGACATGATGGCAAAAGTTCAATCTCTGTTTTATCAGAGCAAAGAATTTTGTTCCACACAGTCTGAAAGTCCAGTTGGCAAACCCCAGTAGGCTTCCATGTGCTTTGTAGTGAGGAGAGGCTTCCatctaatcaaatcaaatgaaattttatttatagagcacCTTACAGCAACCAAAAGGATCACAAGGCACTTtccaaaaaacaacaatagacaataaaatataagaacacAATGTACATTAAATAGCAGTTGAATCAGGGGCTACGTGTTAAAAGCTTGTAAGAATAAATGAGTTTTCAACTgcgatttaaaaacactcagcacagtGACGCATTGTATGTGTGCTGGAAGTGCGTTCCACAGCTTTGGTCCCTGGACAGCAAATGACCGGCCTCCAAACTTTTTAGATTTGTATTTGAGAATGACCAGAGAGGTATGTCCAGAGGAGCGGAGAGTTCTGGCTGGTTGGTGGACCATTATTAATTCGGCGAGGTAGGCCGGGGCCAGACCATTAATGGCCTTGAACACAAACAGCAGGACCTTATACTCCACCCTGAACCGCACCAGAAGCCAGTGAAGCGAGCGGAGGACAGGGGTGATGTGTGAGCGTTTAGAGTTGTTAGAGAGAAGACGTGCTGCCGCATTTTGTACCATTTGGAGCCGATTGAGAAGTGATTGATTAAGTCCAGTGTAGagagcattacagtagtcaatCCTCGAGCTGATGAAGGCATGTATAGCTTTTTCAAGGTCAGCTTGGGACAAAAATTATTTGACCTTGCTGAGTAGTCTTAGCTGGTAAAAGCTCGCCTTCACTACTTCACTGATCTGTTTATCGAAGTACATACTTTTGTCAAAAATAACAGCCAGGTTACGCACGGTAGGTGCAAACTGAGGTGTTATTATTCAGATGAAGGAAGTTCTGGGAAAGCCACTGTTTGATATCCTGAAGGCAATTATGGAAAGGGTCCAATGCAGAACGATTACTCAGAATCACAGGAAGATAGATCTGGAGGTTGTCAGcatagaaatgaaattgaactTTGTGATTGGAGATGAGTTGACCAAGTGGCAGCATATAGAGTGAAATCAGAATGGGACCAAGAATAGATCCTTGAGGCACACCAAATGACAGAGGAGCAACCGAGGAAGAATAATCATTAAGCATTACTGAAAAAGTTCTGTTAGCACCGCAATTTAGCACCGCACCTGCAGACCAACATGTTGAAGACGAGAGATGAGGATGGCATGATCCACGGTGTCAAATGCAGCGGTTAGGTCCAGTAACACCAAAACCACAGAGCTTTTACCATCCAGGCCTTCAAGAATGTCATTATAGACCCTCAATAACGCTGATTCAGTGCTATGTCTCGACCTGAAACCAGACTGAAATGTATCACCAATGCTGTGCAGTTGAAGGTGAGGCTGGAGCAGGGGGAACAGTACCCACTCTAAAACAGCTGTTTATGAAGGAGACAAAGATGGGACCTATCATCTCAATAGCCTCTCTCAAAATCCTGGCAGGAACAGTGTCTAGAGGGTAGGTGGTGGGCTTCAACTTGTGGACAGCTTTTTTGAGGTCCACAAGAGTAACTGCATCAAAGTTCTCTAGCACACATTGCGCTGCACAAGTAGACATGGCAACAGCTTGTGTAATGGTTGTGTAACGACTTGTGTAATGGTTTGCCTAACAGACAAAAAACTTGTCCAAAAAATGCTGCATGTGTTGCATTGCATGTGCTTACAGAAACGTTATTCAAGGCAACGGACACCGGATTTATGACAGAATTGATAGTGCTGAATAAAATTCCAGGGCGGTGGCTATTGCTATTAATGAGAGCAGAAAGGTACTGTCCTTTAGCTTCCTTCAGTGCACTCTGATAGGTCTCTAAACATCTCCAGTGACACCTGCAGCCTATCCTTCTTCCATTTTCGCTCAGCCTGTCTAAACCGGCGCCTGAGGGCCTGAGTTGTATCACTGAGCCAGGGGTCCAAAGGACCGTTGGTCGACTTTACCTTGTAGGGCGCAACAGAGTCCATAATCTGGGAGCAGATGGTATGGAAGGAGGTGAGGAAACGGTCCGGACAAAGAGGCACAATGCCAATTCAGCAGTAGAGGTGAGATCAGAAACAGGGAAGGCAGCAATAAAATCATCTACTGTAGATGAGGTAATAATGTGACAGCGATGAAGGGCAGTAGACGTTGGTGCAGGTGAAACAGCACAAATGTCAAACCGTATGAGAGAATGTTCAGAGATAGGAAAATCCATGACCTCACAAGTCGACACAATCACCCCACAAGAGATAATAAGGTCAAGAGTGTGACCTAACCTATGGGTGGGACAGGAAATGGACTGAGCCAGATCTAATGAGTCTAAAAGTGCCTTAAAATTATTAGCAGGTTTATCAGAGGGGCAGCAAACATGAATGTTAAAGTCACCATAGATTAGAACATTGTCAAACTTTACTAGAAATTCTGACAAAATCTCTTCTGACAATTTTTTAATTGGGAACTCAATTAAAAAATACTTGTTTAATTTGGGCAGCCGGTAGATTACTGCACATAAAATCGGACAGGGTAGTGTAAGCACAAATACTTGTAACTAAAAGCTGGAATACCCTCTAGTGGACAGCTGGCGGCACTTCAGGGACTGTCTATGTACGGTGGCTATTCCCCCGCCCCCACCCGTTTGCTGCTGCGTGTTTAGGTAAAGGTAACCAGAGGGGAGGATTTCCGAAAAGGCACTGACGTCACCTGGGGGAAGCCAGGTTTCGGTGAGGATAAACAGATCCAGATTGTGAGAGGAGATGACATCATTGAggacaaatgttttgttattaaGCCATCTGGTGTTACAAAGTGCCATGCGGAACGTGTACAAATTGGCAGGAGATGATGTCACACGAGAAATTGGACGGAGGTTTCCTTGGACACAACCCCGGGTGCTTGTTTCAACGTGGCGGGGACACAGACATGGAACGCCAGTGTTGGAGCCAACCAGCCGAGGCCATAGGTAGCATTCTCGCGATCTTCTAGCATTGCCAAATCCTGGTTGATCTTTACACC contains:
- the lbr gene encoding delta(14)-sterol reductase LBR is translated as MPIVRFQAGDTVMGRWPGSNLYYEVKVLSYSAKSQLYTVIYKDGTELELKDADIKSMTGFRQGSGRSRSRSRSPARTRRSRSRSPARTPRRSSAHTAERRKDKLKDVLEVCLSPVTMPLVNNSNNEHEKKEENDRASKEVERVKEEGENQVSSRYNLRRRKDQGEEPTIEQKNAEPVVLLAAPQQTSKTIELEFGGRIGAFFLLLLLPVVVLALLILCGQKDSSLLSFPRMLPPLDSLWDWQVFGITLLWLLFQAVLFLLPIGKVVNGMPLKNGETLTYRINGFYALIISGVAVGTSVYNDVDLGYIHNHFLQFYTSALLISILLSIYLFVRSRWTTDDERAPAGNSGYVIYDFFMGRELNPRIKGFDIKFFCEMRPGLIGWLVINFAMLHTEMKLQNLDTPSSAMLLVNIFQLLWVADGLWHEEKLLTMMDIVYDGFGFMLAFGDLAWVPFTFTCQSYYLASHSSDLSVFWILSIILMNTVGYYIFRKANSQKFAFRRNPDDPTVSHLKTIPTATEKSLIASGLWGFVRHPNYLGDLLMALAWSLTCGFNHIIPYFYVIYLLVLLVHREARDEHQCRKKYSVAWDQYCKAVPYRVFPWIY